The following coding sequences lie in one Pirellulales bacterium genomic window:
- a CDS encoding carbon storage regulator yields MLVLSRRAGERIQIGEQIEVTVVRIGPGVVRIGIEAPVEMTVVREEIRPGFLPASRQLPVAQPDVTQTEIETQNG; encoded by the coding sequence ATGCTTGTGCTATCGCGCCGGGCGGGTGAAAGAATTCAAATCGGCGAACAAATCGAGGTCACCGTGGTCCGGATCGGCCCGGGCGTTGTGCGCATTGGCATCGAAGCGCCCGTAGAAATGACCGTGGTCCGCGAAGAAATTCGACCGGGATTTCTTCCCGCTTCTCGGCAACTCCCCGTCGCTCAGCCGGATGTGACTCAAACAGAAATTGAAACCCAGAACGGTTAG
- a CDS encoding 3-ketoacyl-ACP reductase, translated as MPLSALVTGSSRGIGRAIAQELARAGYAVGVNYASRGEAAEQVVEEIVDSGGQAVALKGDVGSATDRRALVEAMLNEFGRLDVLVNNAGITSPGRKDLLEVTEASWDQVFNTNLKGPFFLTQLAAQKMVELIRAGKMPGGKIINISSISAFAVSTERGDYCLTKAALPMLTQLFAVRLAEERIGVFEICPGIIESDMTAAVKEKYDRLIAGGLTPIKRWGRPEDVAHAVAAIVGDAFPFSTGERIHVDGGFHIRRL; from the coding sequence ATGCCACTTTCTGCGTTGGTGACCGGCTCTTCTCGCGGAATAGGCCGGGCCATTGCCCAAGAATTGGCCCGGGCGGGCTATGCCGTGGGAGTGAATTATGCTTCGCGGGGGGAGGCCGCAGAACAAGTGGTGGAGGAAATTGTCGACAGCGGTGGGCAGGCCGTGGCGCTGAAGGGCGACGTGGGTTCGGCAACTGATCGGCGGGCGCTGGTCGAGGCCATGTTGAACGAGTTCGGCCGGCTCGATGTGTTGGTTAACAATGCGGGCATCACTTCTCCTGGCCGCAAAGATTTGCTGGAGGTTACCGAGGCGTCGTGGGACCAGGTGTTCAACACCAATTTGAAGGGCCCGTTTTTTCTGACGCAGTTGGCGGCGCAAAAAATGGTGGAATTGATCCGCGCGGGAAAGATGCCGGGGGGGAAAATCATCAACATTTCTTCAATTTCGGCGTTTGCCGTCTCGACCGAACGGGGCGATTACTGCCTGACGAAAGCAGCACTGCCAATGTTGACGCAGTTGTTTGCCGTGCGATTGGCCGAGGAGCGGATTGGCGTGTTCGAAATTTGCCCGGGCATCATCGAGAGCGACATGACAGCGGCGGTGAAGGAAAAGTATGATCGCCTGATCGCCGGCGGCCTGACGCCCATTAAGCGATGGGGGCGTCCGGAAGACGTGGCCCACGCGGTGGCGGCCATTGTGGGCGATGCGTTTCCGTTCAGCACCGGGGAGCGCATTCACGTGGACGGCGGGTTTCACATTCGGCGGCTGTGA
- a CDS encoding D-alanine--D-alanine ligase, translated as MDGDAFTHGLRIALLAGGDSAEREISLASGSQTALALALAGHEPVLMDPAEINLAAIDWPAFDVCFVALHGGAGEDGRIQHELEQWGVPYTGSGPATSGLAMSKSAAKARFAQCGVPTPPSVVFSAAEFRRYSVPGSATSNGTGFSSRLGQQLAALGFPLVIKPEGQGSSLGISVAAGVSDLPRSVAVAATFDDLIMAEPFVTGREITISLLGRDPLPMIEIVAPQRLFTYDAKYSNPKTEYRLDARLPAAVEAELYRTAISAAEALGTAGLVRVDIILDHHHQPWVLEVNTIPGMTARSLAPRAARGAGIEMPALVDWMVRDARQRWKHGHDEKRTTPAEPVASSSSGSILGAGRNCRKTSRKWRTKQ; from the coding sequence ATGGATGGCGACGCCTTTACACATGGCCTGCGCATCGCACTGCTAGCCGGCGGGGATTCTGCCGAGCGCGAAATCAGTCTTGCCAGCGGAAGTCAAACGGCGTTGGCATTGGCGCTGGCCGGACATGAACCGGTCTTGATGGATCCCGCGGAAATAAATTTGGCGGCGATCGATTGGCCGGCGTTCGATGTTTGTTTTGTGGCGCTGCACGGCGGCGCCGGCGAAGATGGCCGCATCCAACACGAATTAGAACAATGGGGCGTGCCGTATACGGGGAGCGGACCAGCGACTTCGGGATTGGCGATGAGCAAATCCGCGGCGAAAGCGCGGTTTGCGCAGTGCGGCGTGCCGACACCGCCAAGTGTGGTATTTTCAGCAGCCGAGTTTCGTCGGTACAGCGTACCCGGCAGTGCGACATCTAACGGCACGGGATTTAGCAGCCGTTTGGGGCAGCAATTGGCGGCGCTCGGCTTTCCGTTGGTGATTAAGCCGGAAGGGCAAGGGTCGAGTTTGGGGATCAGCGTTGCCGCCGGGGTGAGCGATTTGCCGCGAAGTGTGGCGGTGGCGGCGACATTTGACGATTTGATAATGGCCGAGCCATTTGTAACGGGGAGAGAAATCACGATTTCGCTCTTGGGGCGCGATCCGTTGCCAATGATCGAGATTGTCGCGCCGCAGCGGTTATTCACCTACGATGCAAAATACTCCAATCCGAAAACTGAGTATCGACTGGATGCGCGGCTGCCGGCGGCGGTGGAGGCCGAACTTTATCGGACCGCAATTTCGGCGGCCGAGGCACTGGGGACCGCGGGCTTGGTGCGGGTCGATATCATACTCGATCATCATCATCAGCCGTGGGTGCTGGAAGTGAATACCATTCCCGGCATGACCGCGCGAAGCTTGGCGCCGCGGGCGGCGAGGGGAGCGGGAATAGAAATGCCGGCACTTGTGGATTGGATGGTGCGCGACGCCAGACAGCGGTGGAAACATGGTCATGATGAGAAGCGTACGACACCAGCAGAGCCAGTGGCATCGAGCAGCAGCGGTTCAATCCTTGGCGCAGGAAGGAATTGCCGGAAGACCAGTCGAAAATGGCGGACGAAACAATAA
- the murG gene encoding undecaprenyldiphospho-muramoylpentapeptide beta-N-acetylglucosaminyltransferase — translation MSWKVMPTLNDLHIVFAGGGTAGHLFPGLAVAAELAALPDAPQITFAGSGKPLEERLVADAGFGYLPVRCAPLPRGMRGMWRFVGRNLSGFQAARRYLQRNKCNLVVGLGGYASLPTCGAARTMGIPLVLLEQNVYPGKANRWLASGAELICAAWAETRKHFHKVGPVRVTGNPIRAGFRRHSNLPEREASASFIGEAERNQRRGWRHRILVLGGSGGAGSLNEFVPRALYKLRDQLNGWQIVHQTGTRDVAATEELYHKLALEALVAPFVQNMPSVLRRTDVAICRAGGTTLAELAATGVPAVLVPYPHAAQDHQRLNAEMFTSSGAARMVDERNRSTRLDDALARTLFDLLADAGVRSKMSSAMLQLARPDAAWQVAMMVHELAGQTATRKAA, via the coding sequence GTGTCGTGGAAAGTGATGCCAACACTAAATGATTTGCACATTGTGTTTGCCGGCGGCGGCACGGCGGGACATCTATTTCCCGGACTGGCCGTGGCGGCGGAATTGGCTGCACTGCCTGATGCTCCGCAAATTACCTTTGCCGGAAGCGGCAAGCCACTGGAAGAGCGGCTGGTGGCCGACGCCGGCTTTGGATACCTGCCGGTACGCTGTGCTCCCTTGCCGCGCGGAATGCGCGGCATGTGGAGATTCGTAGGACGTAACCTGTCGGGTTTTCAAGCAGCGCGGCGATATTTGCAGCGTAACAAATGCAACCTTGTCGTGGGATTGGGCGGATACGCCAGCTTACCGACTTGCGGGGCAGCCCGAACCATGGGAATTCCGCTGGTTCTGTTGGAGCAAAATGTATATCCGGGCAAAGCGAACCGGTGGTTGGCATCGGGCGCGGAATTGATTTGCGCAGCCTGGGCCGAAACGCGGAAACATTTTCATAAGGTGGGCCCAGTGCGGGTGACGGGAAATCCGATTCGAGCCGGATTCCGGCGGCATTCAAATTTGCCTGAGCGCGAGGCGTCAGCCAGCTTCATTGGCGAAGCAGAACGAAATCAGCGCCGCGGTTGGCGACATCGCATCCTTGTGCTGGGGGGCAGCGGCGGGGCGGGGTCGCTCAACGAATTTGTTCCCAGGGCGCTGTACAAGCTGCGCGATCAACTAAACGGTTGGCAAATTGTGCATCAAACGGGCACTCGGGATGTGGCGGCCACGGAAGAGTTGTATCACAAATTGGCGCTTGAGGCGTTGGTGGCCCCGTTTGTGCAAAACATGCCGTCCGTACTGCGACGAACCGATGTAGCGATTTGCCGGGCTGGAGGGACGACGTTGGCGGAACTGGCGGCCACGGGCGTGCCGGCGGTTCTGGTTCCGTATCCGCATGCGGCGCAGGATCATCAACGGCTGAATGCCGAGATGTTTACATCCAGCGGCGCGGCGCGCATGGTTGACGAGCGAAACCGTTCTACGCGCTTAGACGATGCCTTGGCCAGAACATTGTTCGATTTGTTGGCGGACGCAGGAGTCCGCAGCAAAATGTCGTCGGCCATGCTGCAATTGGCCCGGCCCGACGCAGCCTGGCAAGTGGCGATGATGGTTCACGAATTAGCCGGCCAAACGGCGACTCGTAAAGCAGCGTAA
- the murF gene encoding UDP-N-acetylmuramoyl-tripeptide--D-alanyl-D-alanine ligase, whose amino-acid sequence MLLTLGQLREITGGQLRLAAMPPRHGETTHVGPIATDSRRVQAEMVFWGLKGPRFDGSCFAEDALVRGAAGVVVAGRDVEPWAGRWSLRVEDGLKALWSLAAWKRQQFSGRVLAVTGSVGKTTTRLMIDTVLHSKFPGTTSPHNYNNDIGVPLSLLRLEQTHHYAALELGASGPGEIGKLAELCRPQIGIITRIGEAHLAGFGNQQQLATAKAELLAALPKDGLAVLNGDDPWLRTMASRTAARIVWTGRGVDCDLTAVEVRASGGRLQFRVDGQRYHVAVWGRHHLTSALAAIAVGLEFGLSPAEISDALAGFQPPSMRCQVTDAAGVKVIDDSYNASPAAMRAALELLREVDAPGERVVVCGDMKELGTESQQWHRRIGEEVVTRCGADRLIAYGDHADDVVVAARAAGMPRARATACQAVEETISLTKHATQPGSAVLVKGSRAMGLERVVEAIRNENLRRAA is encoded by the coding sequence ATGTTGCTTACGCTAGGACAACTTCGCGAAATTACCGGCGGCCAATTGCGATTGGCCGCGATGCCTCCGCGCCACGGCGAGACCACCCACGTAGGACCGATTGCCACGGATAGCCGACGGGTGCAGGCGGAGATGGTGTTTTGGGGATTGAAGGGACCGCGCTTTGACGGCTCCTGCTTCGCGGAAGATGCGCTGGTGCGCGGCGCAGCCGGCGTGGTGGTAGCCGGACGCGATGTGGAACCGTGGGCGGGTCGGTGGTCGCTGCGGGTGGAGGACGGGCTGAAAGCGCTGTGGTCGCTGGCGGCTTGGAAGCGACAGCAGTTTAGCGGGCGCGTGCTGGCAGTGACCGGCAGCGTGGGTAAAACAACCACACGGTTGATGATCGACACCGTGCTACACAGCAAATTTCCTGGCACGACCAGTCCGCACAATTACAACAACGACATCGGGGTGCCGTTGAGCTTGTTGCGGCTGGAGCAGACACATCATTACGCGGCATTGGAACTGGGCGCCAGTGGGCCAGGCGAAATCGGCAAGTTGGCGGAGTTGTGCCGGCCGCAGATCGGCATTATCACGCGGATTGGCGAAGCGCATTTGGCAGGATTCGGCAATCAGCAACAATTAGCGACGGCAAAAGCTGAATTGCTTGCTGCTCTGCCAAAAGACGGCTTAGCCGTTCTCAACGGCGACGACCCCTGGCTGCGAACCATGGCCAGCCGCACGGCAGCGCGGATCGTGTGGACCGGCCGAGGCGTTGATTGCGATTTGACAGCCGTGGAGGTACGCGCGAGCGGCGGTCGATTGCAGTTTCGAGTTGATGGTCAGAGATATCACGTGGCGGTATGGGGACGGCATCATCTGACATCGGCCTTGGCAGCCATCGCCGTCGGTTTGGAGTTTGGACTATCGCCTGCGGAAATTTCCGACGCGCTGGCCGGCTTTCAACCGCCATCCATGCGTTGCCAGGTGACCGATGCCGCGGGCGTGAAAGTGATTGACGATTCGTACAACGCCAGTCCTGCGGCCATGCGGGCGGCGCTGGAACTGCTGCGAGAAGTGGACGCGCCAGGGGAGCGCGTGGTGGTGTGCGGCGACATGAAGGAGCTGGGCACGGAAAGCCAGCAGTGGCATCGCCGAATTGGCGAGGAAGTGGTCACTCGCTGCGGGGCCGACAGGCTGATTGCCTATGGCGACCACGCCGATGACGTGGTGGTTGCGGCGCGAGCGGCAGGAATGCCACGTGCCCGAGCCACCGCCTGCCAAGCCGTGGAAGAAACGATTTCGCTGACCAAACATGCCACACAACCGGGCAGTGCGGTATTGGTGAAAGGTTCGCGGGCGATGGGCTTGGAACGTGTAGTGGAAGCGATCCGAAACGAGAACCTTCGCCGAGCAGCATGA
- the mraY gene encoding phospho-N-acetylmuramoyl-pentapeptide-transferase gives MLVWIIDRLAALWPDTAWMSAMGGFTKITFRTALAALASFVLAVWSGPHVIRWLQARFREPLNDRTPELRELHRHKTATPTMGGLFLVTGIVAAALLLCNWKNSYVPIVLVNVLGLAAIGAIDDLRKLSGRSTGLKARTKLAAQFVAAAVVATWLYGVQHNLPGGTDLQISLVGSSVPLGAWFVPLAMLVIVGSSNAVNLADGLDGLAGGCLITTTAAVAVMVYVAGHVDLANYLGVAHVPEAGEAVVVAGAMIGGTLGFLWFNCQPAQVFMGDTGSLSLGGTLGLLAVIARQELLLLVVGAVFVAEAASVMLQVASCRWRGRRVFRCAPLHHHFQFLGWAENKIVTRFWIVSMLCALVGLGAMKMNRGEDAKPVAEVGTRMGGEPRFANRVVESDANTK, from the coding sequence ATGCTTGTTTGGATTATCGATCGACTTGCAGCACTGTGGCCGGATACAGCGTGGATGTCCGCGATGGGCGGCTTTACGAAAATCACGTTTCGCACCGCGCTAGCGGCGTTGGCCAGCTTTGTGCTGGCCGTGTGGTCGGGGCCGCACGTGATCAGGTGGTTGCAAGCGCGATTTCGCGAGCCATTGAACGATCGAACGCCGGAGCTGCGGGAGCTGCATCGCCACAAAACCGCCACGCCGACCATGGGCGGGTTGTTCTTGGTCACGGGCATCGTGGCGGCGGCCCTGCTGTTGTGCAATTGGAAGAACAGCTACGTGCCGATTGTGCTGGTAAATGTGCTGGGGCTGGCGGCGATTGGGGCGATCGACGATTTGCGAAAACTTTCGGGGCGCAGCACAGGACTGAAAGCGCGCACGAAATTGGCCGCTCAGTTTGTGGCGGCGGCGGTTGTAGCCACATGGCTGTATGGCGTGCAGCACAATTTGCCGGGCGGGACCGATTTGCAGATTTCGCTGGTGGGATCCAGCGTGCCCTTGGGCGCGTGGTTTGTACCGCTGGCGATGTTGGTGATTGTGGGAAGTTCAAACGCCGTGAATTTGGCCGACGGGCTGGATGGGCTCGCGGGGGGTTGTTTGATTACGACGACGGCCGCCGTGGCGGTGATGGTGTATGTGGCGGGGCACGTCGACCTGGCCAACTACTTGGGCGTGGCGCATGTGCCGGAGGCAGGAGAGGCGGTGGTGGTGGCCGGGGCGATGATCGGCGGCACGCTGGGGTTTTTGTGGTTCAATTGCCAGCCGGCGCAAGTGTTCATGGGCGATACGGGCTCGCTTTCGTTGGGCGGCACGCTGGGGCTATTGGCGGTGATTGCACGACAGGAGTTGCTGCTGTTGGTGGTGGGCGCGGTGTTTGTGGCCGAGGCGGCAAGCGTGATGTTGCAAGTGGCTTCGTGCCGCTGGCGGGGGCGGCGGGTGTTTCGGTGTGCGCCGCTGCATCATCACTTTCAGTTTTTGGGATGGGCGGAGAATAAAATCGTCACGCGCTTTTGGATTGTGTCGATGTTGTGTGCGCTGGTCGGTTTGGGCGCGATGAAAATGAATCGCGGGGAAGACGCCAAGCCGGTGGCGGAAGTCGGAACTCGTATGGGAGGTGAACCTCGTTTCGCCAATCGTGTCGTGGAAAGTGATGCCAACACTAAATGA
- a CDS encoding trypsin-like peptidase domain-containing protein produces the protein MSTCLVRRVPRCIRSTLCWIAVSGVLGYSPLASNHFSHASEARRTAIVQAVEAAHDSVVNIHGQKTLIGDDDPLSRPEGPHKVNGMGTGIIIDERGYIITNFHVVDGVTKLEVTLADNTSCVGQLISTDPKNDLAIVKVDVPRKLPVITIGTSSDLMVGETVIALGNAFGYENTVTRGIVSALHRNVQISDTQSYEDLIQTDASINPGNSGGPLLNIDGEMIGINVAVRAGAQGIGFTIPIDKAMAVAAKLLSVEKVERKWHGVKTSDTPGHPDGAVITALDDDSPATKSGLKAGDIITAVDSKPVARSADFERAMLGRKVDQDVSITVQRNNQPVDLKLALVDLPSKASTPGDATWELLGLKLQPLPPQQFALYQSRYHGGLSVVAVRPDSPAAKQGIRHGDVLVGMHIWETVSQENVDYVLNRPDFAEIQPIKFYILRGNDTLYGHLPVSLERR, from the coding sequence ATGTCTACCTGCCTAGTTCGTCGCGTGCCTCGATGTATTAGAAGCACGCTGTGCTGGATTGCCGTGAGCGGCGTGTTGGGGTATTCCCCACTGGCCAGCAATCATTTCAGCCACGCCTCCGAAGCGCGCCGCACGGCGATTGTTCAGGCGGTCGAAGCGGCGCACGATTCGGTCGTTAATATCCACGGCCAGAAGACGTTGATCGGCGACGACGACCCTTTATCTCGCCCAGAAGGCCCGCACAAAGTTAACGGGATGGGCACAGGAATTATTATTGATGAACGGGGCTACATCATTACCAACTTTCACGTGGTTGACGGCGTCACGAAGCTGGAAGTCACGCTGGCGGACAACACTTCCTGTGTCGGCCAGTTGATTTCGACCGATCCGAAGAACGATTTGGCCATTGTCAAAGTTGACGTGCCGCGAAAATTACCGGTCATCACCATCGGCACTTCCAGTGATTTGATGGTGGGCGAAACGGTCATCGCTTTGGGGAACGCCTTCGGATACGAAAATACCGTTACGCGGGGAATTGTCAGCGCTTTGCACCGCAACGTGCAAATTAGCGACACACAAAGCTACGAAGATTTAATTCAAACCGACGCCAGCATCAATCCCGGCAATTCCGGTGGACCGCTGTTGAACATCGACGGCGAAATGATCGGCATCAATGTGGCCGTGCGAGCCGGCGCCCAAGGAATTGGGTTCACCATTCCCATCGATAAAGCCATGGCCGTGGCGGCCAAGCTGCTGAGTGTGGAAAAAGTAGAGCGTAAGTGGCACGGCGTGAAAACCAGCGACACGCCAGGACATCCAGACGGGGCGGTGATCACGGCCCTTGACGACGACAGTCCCGCCACCAAAAGCGGGCTGAAGGCGGGTGACATTATCACTGCGGTCGACAGCAAGCCGGTGGCGCGTTCGGCCGATTTTGAACGAGCCATGCTGGGTCGCAAGGTCGATCAGGATGTTTCGATCACGGTCCAGCGCAACAATCAGCCGGTGGACCTGAAACTGGCGCTGGTCGATTTGCCAAGCAAGGCCAGCACCCCGGGCGACGCCACGTGGGAACTTTTGGGATTGAAATTGCAACCGCTTCCGCCGCAACAGTTCGCGCTGTATCAATCGCGGTACCACGGAGGCTTGTCGGTCGTGGCGGTGCGGCCAGACAGTCCGGCAGCCAAGCAAGGCATTCGGCACGGCGACGTGTTAGTGGGAATGCACATTTGGGAAACGGTCAGCCAGGAAAACGTTGATTACGTGCTGAACCGGCCTGACTTCGCCGAGATCCAGCCGATCAAGTTCTACATTTTGCGTGGCAACGACACGCTTTACGGCCACCTGCCGGTGTCGCTGGAACGGCGGTAA
- a CDS encoding Mur ligase family protein produces MRVDSNHDSPAGAQQKQRSAHLVGIGGSGMRALATVLAERGWKISGSDLQPDAAAGLMERGVRVLVGHASSNVPADAELLIYSDAVPADNPERLLARQRDIPERSYAQMLGTVAAEFQLGGGQVMAVAGTHGKSTVTAMTAEILIRAGLDPTVVCGAAALNGGVQEEASPSIGRSNSLPGINVTHPGASGIHSGGNCNAAQNIGETGGRHGDGKLMLVEACEYRENFLHLRPNVAALLNVEPDHFDYYRTPAQLHEAILQFVRQIVDDGWIMASHECGVAQKIAAAAGRRAATFGFSRAADWRATNLEHRLGRYRFDLVRHDKKLAHVTLGVTGRHHVLNAVAAAGMARHCGVSAQQIAQGLAAFRGLKRRLEVRGRWGGVPWVDDYAHHPTEVKAALATVRQMFPRRRVWCVFQPHQASRLAALLDETAASLHNADRIAVADVYRARESAGGEGEATAADVADLLTAGGNEVLDEHHPVAIAERLSNELQPGDVLLTMGAGDLGKIFDEFQKRVRRNCAVA; encoded by the coding sequence ATGCGTGTAGATAGCAATCATGATTCGCCGGCTGGGGCGCAGCAGAAACAACGCAGCGCCCATTTGGTAGGCATTGGCGGTTCGGGAATGCGCGCCTTGGCGACCGTGTTGGCAGAACGTGGCTGGAAAATTTCGGGTTCGGACTTGCAGCCCGATGCAGCGGCAGGTTTGATGGAGCGGGGCGTGCGCGTGCTTGTCGGCCATGCTAGCAGCAACGTGCCAGCGGATGCGGAATTGCTGATTTATAGCGACGCCGTGCCGGCGGATAATCCGGAACGGCTGCTGGCTCGGCAGCGGGACATTCCCGAGCGCAGTTACGCGCAAATGCTGGGAACCGTCGCGGCGGAGTTCCAGCTTGGGGGCGGGCAGGTGATGGCTGTGGCCGGCACGCACGGAAAATCGACCGTGACGGCGATGACCGCGGAGATATTAATTCGCGCCGGACTGGATCCGACGGTGGTGTGTGGCGCGGCGGCGCTGAACGGCGGAGTTCAAGAGGAAGCATCGCCGTCGATAGGCCGCAGCAATTCTCTTCCGGGCATTAACGTCACTCATCCCGGTGCTAGCGGCATTCATTCCGGCGGCAACTGCAACGCGGCACAAAACATCGGCGAAACCGGGGGCCGGCACGGTGATGGAAAACTGATGCTGGTGGAAGCTTGTGAATATCGCGAGAATTTTTTGCACCTGCGGCCCAACGTGGCGGCGCTGTTGAACGTGGAGCCCGATCATTTCGATTACTATCGCACCCCTGCGCAGCTGCATGAAGCGATTTTGCAGTTTGTGCGGCAAATTGTGGATGACGGATGGATCATGGCATCACACGAATGCGGTGTGGCCCAGAAAATTGCGGCGGCGGCGGGACGTCGGGCGGCAACGTTCGGATTTTCTCGCGCGGCGGATTGGCGGGCCACAAATTTGGAACATCGGCTGGGACGATACCGGTTCGATCTGGTGCGGCACGATAAAAAATTGGCTCACGTCACGCTGGGCGTAACTGGGCGGCATCATGTGTTGAATGCGGTAGCGGCGGCGGGCATGGCGCGGCACTGCGGGGTCTCGGCCCAGCAAATTGCGCAGGGTTTGGCGGCGTTTCGGGGATTAAAGCGGCGGCTAGAAGTGCGGGGCCGATGGGGTGGAGTGCCGTGGGTCGACGATTATGCACATCATCCCACTGAGGTGAAGGCGGCCCTGGCGACGGTGCGGCAAATGTTCCCGCGACGACGGGTTTGGTGCGTGTTTCAGCCGCATCAAGCCTCGCGGTTGGCAGCCTTACTGGACGAAACGGCCGCAAGTTTGCACAATGCCGATAGAATTGCGGTGGCTGATGTCTACCGGGCTCGGGAAAGTGCGGGCGGGGAAGGCGAAGCCACGGCGGCCGATGTGGCAGATTTGCTGACGGCCGGCGGCAATGAGGTATTGGACGAACACCATCCGGTGGCCATTGCGGAACGGTTAAGCAACGAATTGCAGCCCGGCGACGTGCTGCTGACCATGGGAGCAGGCGATCTTGGGAAAATCTTCGACGAGTTTCAAAAGCGGGTTCGACGAAATTGTGCGGTTGCATGA
- the murB gene encoding UDP-N-acetylmuramate dehydrogenase, with protein MGKSSTSFKSGFDEIVRLHEPLAPLTWMGIGGAAEYFAEPRTIEELQTLVRRAAAEGLSIRLLGGGSNLLVRDEGVPGVVVRLAAPAFNQIHVEKQLLTAGGGARLGHVISTAVRSGLGGLETMVGIPGTIGGALHGNAGSSSGDIGQWTCRAEVMTRDGEMISRQREDLVFAYRHSSLDELAILSAQFQLETDDPQELTKRMQKQWIVKKAAQPLAHQSAGCIFKNPRGISAGMLIDQAGLKGTRVGGAEVSDRHANFVVVDRNASSQDVLQLIDVMRSRVAEHLGVELELEIEIW; from the coding sequence TTGGGAAAATCTTCGACGAGTTTCAAAAGCGGGTTCGACGAAATTGTGCGGTTGCATGAACCGCTAGCGCCCCTTACGTGGATGGGCATTGGCGGAGCGGCAGAGTATTTCGCCGAGCCACGAACCATCGAGGAGTTGCAAACGCTGGTGCGTCGTGCGGCGGCCGAGGGGCTGTCGATTCGATTGCTGGGGGGCGGATCGAACTTGCTGGTGCGCGACGAGGGCGTGCCGGGTGTGGTGGTGCGGTTGGCCGCGCCGGCGTTCAACCAAATCCATGTTGAAAAGCAACTGCTGACCGCTGGAGGCGGGGCGCGATTGGGGCATGTTATTTCGACAGCGGTTCGCTCCGGCCTGGGCGGATTGGAAACGATGGTGGGCATTCCAGGGACCATCGGCGGCGCTTTGCATGGCAACGCCGGTTCCAGCAGCGGCGACATCGGCCAATGGACCTGCCGGGCCGAGGTGATGACACGCGACGGCGAGATGATTTCGCGCCAGCGAGAAGATTTGGTGTTTGCCTATCGCCACAGCAGCTTGGACGAGTTGGCGATATTGTCGGCGCAATTTCAATTGGAGACCGACGATCCGCAAGAATTGACCAAGCGGATGCAAAAGCAATGGATTGTGAAAAAGGCGGCGCAGCCGTTGGCGCATCAAAGCGCCGGCTGCATTTTCAAAAATCCGCGTGGCATTAGCGCCGGCATGTTGATCGACCAGGCCGGGCTAAAAGGAACTCGGGTCGGCGGGGCGGAAGTGAGCGACCGGCATGCGAATTTTGTCGTGGTCGACCGCAACGCTTCCAGCCAGGATGTACTGCAATTGATCGACGTGATGCGCAGCCGGGTGGCGGAACATTTGGGCGTGGAGTTGGAACTGGAAATTGAGATTTGGTGA